The DNA segment ACGTCCGGGCCGTAAAGGGCCTGCTGTTGCGAAATGGATAACCGAGGGGGCTAACAATCATGGCTTTGAAGCCGAAATGGTTGATCTGGGCGAGCTTAACCTACCCCTGATGAACGAGCCTGTTCACCGGCCCTAAAACAATATGAACATGAAGCACACCAAGCAGTGGAGCGCCAAAATTGAAGAAGCCGACGCTTTTATTTTTGTGACTGCCGAATATGATTACAGCTATCCCGCGCCACTTAAAAATGCCATAGAATACCTGGTACACGAATGGGCCTATAAGCCAAGCGGCATTGTAAGCTATTCTATTGGTCCGTTTGCCGGTGTAAGGGCGGTTATGAGTTTAAAAACAGATCTGCTTTCGTTAAAGAATGTAGCCCTTGGCGAAATGGTCAATATCCCGCAATTGAATCAGTTTGTTGACGAGGATAA comes from the Henckelia pumila isolate YLH828 chromosome 1, ASM3356847v2, whole genome shotgun sequence genome and includes:
- the LOC140874090 gene encoding NAD(P)H-dependent FMN reductase LOT6-like, whose product is MKHTKQWSAKIEEADAFIFVTAEYDYSYPAPLKNAIEYLVHEWAYKPSGIVSYSIGPFAGVRAVMSLKTDLLSLKNVALGEMVNIPQLNQFVDEDNNFTADERLDKNAKIMLDQLVRWTKGMKAIREDK